ATACAGTGGGAAGACCAAATCAAGTCACAGGGACACAAGAGCCATATATTAGCCAAGGGTTGAGACTGCACATAAAACTACCTACCAGCAACCTTGATTGTGGTATTTTAGTCTCCAAAAATGTCAGAAAgttaagtttttgttgtttaagctacccagtatGAGCTACTCTATTATGGTAGCTCTTGAAAATGAATAGACATGAGAAGCTAGGCTTTGAATTAGTGAGGGGACATCAGGTACAACTATAGGTGGGAAGAGGGCCAGGGGTGTCTTGAGACCCAAGCAAAGAGTTGAGGCAGGCAAGGAGGACCAGATGTACAGCTTCCCCAAAGTGTGACCCACCAGAGGTCTGCAGTAGGAGGGGCTCTGTGTAACTTTACCACACACTCTTGGTGCTGTATGATGAGGTGGGTACACAGGACTTGTGTGGCTGTGGGGATGCACTTacggggggtggggcagagatgCAAGAGAGTTGCAAAGGAAGATGTGCATATGGAGAGGAAGCATGAGCTCCTAACTCCACAGCGTGGTCTTGGAAACTAAGAGTGAGGGTTGAGTGCAGGTTTGGTTGTACCTGGGAGGTACACACTGGGGGCCCCTGCAGGCCAGGCCTCAAACTTAGATTATGTCTTTTGGTCCACCTGCCTTTTATTGCCCAGGGCTGGATGGTGATTTATGGGGCCATGAGGAGGGAGTGACATCAATGGCACTAGGGCCTGGCATCTTGTCTGAGGTGGGAAGCTTGGGAGGAGGGTAAGCATGGGATAGATGTGTGGGTGATGGGTTGTAGGTCTTTCAGAGAGGGGCTATGTGTGGTTTCTTCTCTCCCCCTCATGGCAGGGCAGTGTGACCTTTGAAGATGTGGTTGTGTACTTCTCCTGGGAGGAATGGGGTCTCCTTGATGAGACTCAGAGATGCCTGTACCAtgatgtgatgctggagaactttGCACTTGTGACCTCACTGGGTAAGACCCTCACACCCGCTGCAGTGCCTTGGGCTAGACTCGGCTCTCCTCACATTTGGATTTGAGGCACCACTCCCTTTCCCAGTGCCCTGGCTAGGTGCCAGTCCATAGGGCTGTTCTCAGACCTGCAGCCCCAGTGAGCCTGCTGGGTCACACCTTACGTGCCCCCTCCCTGGTGCCTCTGCCCGTGCAGTTACCGTTCCTGACCTTTTGGCTACCTGTGGGGACTTTGGCCTCTTCTTATAAGAGGCCTCTCTGAGGACGCTTTATCCTGTTGTCTGTCGTGTACAGAATTGCTGTGGGCCAGTGCTAGTCCCTCACCTGTCCTGTCACTGCCTTAGGACTCAGGTTCCAGGCAGTTGTTCACCTGGAGTTTAGCAAGAGTCCTGGGATGGAGTCACAGGCTGGGCATGGCTCCAGCCAAGGCCTGACCTTGGTGCATGGCAGCTGAGGGAGGTGTGACATCGGGACTGTGTTGGGATCATACTGGGAACCTGTCCTGTTTCCACCAATGTGTTGCTGCTGACGCCATCCCCCATGACCACACCTCACTTCTACCTTCTGTGTCAGCTTTTCTCTACTGTTCCCCAACTTCAGATCCCACATAATGAGTTGCAAGATATGCACATATCCTTAAAGAAGGCCACTGGCAGAGACTTGAGTTTGACACCTTCTTTCTTGCTGTGTTGCACCCCACCCTTACCTTGTAGAGTCCCAGTGCTGCAGAACAGCCCTCCATCAGCCTTGTCTTGAAAACAATCCAGTGGACTCATTCTTTGCGGTGTCTGACACACTTTTGTTGCTGCCCCTCCCACATGAGTCATGCATTTCACCAGCATTTCTGTGCTTTCAGGTTGTTGGTATGGAATGGAGGACGAGGAAGCATTTTCTGTGCAGAAGGTTTCTGTGGAACAAATTTCACCAGGCAAGAGTCTACATCCAGACCCGTCCATTCAGAAGACTCAGCCCTGTGAGAAATGTGTGGCCAGGAGAGGTATCTGGTACCTGGCTGAGTACCAAGAATCACATCCTGGGCAGGAGTCACACACCTGTGAGGCATGTGGACAGCAGTTCTGGGCCAGTCCAAACCTTCACCAGCACCAGAAGCACAATGCAGAGAGGCCATTCAAAAGGGACGTAGACAGGGCCTCCTTTGTGACGAGCTGCAAATTCCGTGTTTCAGGGAAGCCCTTCACCTGTGAGGAAGTTGGGAAAGACTTCCTGGCGGTATTGAATCTTCTGCAACATCAGGCCACCCTCAAAGGGGCACCACCACACAGCAGCTTCAAGCATGAGGAATCCTTTCACAGTGGAAAAAGTCATTTCAAGGACGGTGAATATAGGGATCTCTGCAGTTATGAATACACACTTTTTCAGCATCAGCAAATTCACACTAGAGAGAGTTATTACAACTGTGACGACTGTGAGAAACCCTTTAACCAAAGCTCCATTCTAATTAACTGCCAGAGAGCTGACCTAGAAGCAAAGTCTTATGAgtgcaatgaatgtgggaaatcctttaACCAAAGCTATAAACTCATTCAACACCACAGAATTCACACTGGAGCAAGGCCTTACAAGTGCGttgaatgtggaaaagccttcacCTACAAACTAAGACTTGTGCAGCACCTTCAAGTCCACAATAAAGTGAGGCCTTATGAGTGtggtgaatgtgggaaagcctttagcTACAGCTCCACTCTCATTAAACAccagagagttcacactggagcCAGGCCTTATAAGTGCGGTGAGTGTGGGAATTCCTTTAGCCAGAGCTCCAACCTCATTCAGCACCAGAAGATTCACAGTGGGGCAAGGCCTTAcaaatgcagtgaatgtggaaaaTCCTTCAGCTATAAATGCAAACTCGTGCAGCATCTGcgaattcacactggagaaaggccttatgagTGCAGTGAATGCGGGAAATCCTTTAGCCACAGCTCCACTCTCAATCAACACCAGAGAATTCACACAGGAGCCAGACCTTATAAATGTGATGAGTGTGAGAAATCCTTCAGCCAGAAGTCCAACCTAATTCAGCACCGCAGAGTTCACACAGGAGAAAAGCCTTATGAGTGTGGGGAGTGTGGGAAATCCTTCAGTCAAAGCTCCCACATCATTCAACACAGAAAACTTCACACCAGATGACCTCATGACTGCACCTACAGGAACCAGCAGTTCCTTTGTGAGGGAACTATCTGAAGTTGAACCTGTACACCTGCGCATCCCCTGTGGGAGGCTTTCAGGAGCCTGTTTGCATATTCTACTACTGGTTCCCTTGTCTGAATTGCATCCTTTTCAGCTTCTGTGGGAGAAGCCTCACCTCTACCACTTGGCAGGTTCTAGGTTCCAACAGTGTGTCAGGCACCCAGTGCAGTCAGGGAGAGCAggtgtgtctgttttctgtccTGCTTCTCTCCAGGACACTATGATTAATTTTCAGGggcccctctttccctcccctctggctAATGAGATCTGGGTAATAGCAGCGGCAGGTTTACCTTCTTCCGGTTCTGGTCTAGCTTGCATTGCGGCCCTAAGTCCCCTGGGACGGCTGGGGGGCTTTGTAGTCCTAACTTACGGCCTGGGTGCCAGGGATGCCGCAGACCTAGCAGTCacctggaggaggctggagttGTCATGACAACCTCTAGTGCTTCTGTGCGAAGTTAAATCggttcccttttccccaaggATGTCACATAATGCTGAGCACTGTTGCAGGGAAGCTGTTCCCCTGGACCTTCATGGCTAGAGTTCTGGTGGCACTGGTTTATAAAACTACCCGAGGTTGTAATCTTCACACAGAAACACTGGAGGACACTGTGCCTCCACAGATGGTCCAGCCACTGTGGGATGAGCATGTACACACCATACCTGTGTCCCTTCTGTGGAGGGGCCACtgtcaaagcaaagaaaaataaaaattttatttttgtagccTCTGGACACTGCTGCATAGACAAGAGTAGAAGGGAGGTCCCACCGCCCAGGGATATAGTTTATGTGGCCCAGCATGGTTACTGCTGACTCAGAAATGGGTCCCCCCACCCCTGATGCAGGGCTGCCCTTCCCAAGACATGAGGAGGAAGAGTGGAGTCAGTTTAGGTTTTCTAAACCTCTGGTTATGAGGGGGTGAAAAGAGGATTTAAGGTTTCtatttgaggtataattgatttaaaTTGTTTACGACTAGTTTTAACAAAAGTGTATACCTGTGAAACCACTGACCATATCTATAACTCAGTTTTAGGTTCTTTGTTCCAGAAAACTGGAACTAAACATGAAGGcttccctccccagggagggaC
This region of Camelus ferus isolate YT-003-E chromosome 9, BCGSAC_Cfer_1.0, whole genome shotgun sequence genomic DNA includes:
- the LOC102522809 gene encoding zinc finger protein 211, with amino-acid sequence MAAAALRDPLQGSVTFEDVVVYFSWEEWGLLDETQRCLYHDVMLENFALVTSLGCWYGMEDEEAFSVQKVSVEQISPGKSLHPDPSIQKTQPCEKCVARRGIWYLAEYQESHPGQESHTCEACGQQFWASPNLHQHQKHNAERPFKRDVDRASFVTSCKFRVSGKPFTCEEVGKDFLAVLNLLQHQATLKGAPPHSSFKHEESFHSGKSHFKDGEYRDLCSYEYTLFQHQQIHTRESYYNCDDCEKPFNQSSILINCQRADLEAKSYECNECGKSFNQSYKLIQHHRIHTGARPYKCVECGKAFTYKLRLVQHLQVHNKVRPYECGECGKAFSYSSTLIKHQRVHTGARPYKCGECGNSFSQSSNLIQHQKIHSGARPYKCSECGKSFSYKCKLVQHLRIHTGERPYECSECGKSFSHSSTLNQHQRIHTGARPYKCDECEKSFSQKSNLIQHRRVHTGEKPYECGECGKSFSQSSHIIQHRKLHTR